Proteins co-encoded in one Caloenas nicobarica isolate bCalNic1 chromosome 19, bCalNic1.hap1, whole genome shotgun sequence genomic window:
- the GOLGA2 gene encoding golgin subfamily A member 2 isoform X2, protein MADGSRQSRLAAAKKKLKEYQQKNNLGATAETKKKRKSKEGGRPDTPTSDDRQSPENAYFDSDVAPRNAEQLATDVPVLSNSNTLPSCGSVLPAPGSMQLTQIHEDEDDHKNALDETRSFSSTESLRQLSEQLNGLVSQSTSYVNGESAVSSTNIKEMETRYQELAVALDSSNLTNKQLVTKIEELKQQNQEVVNQLEKEKKEFEQKFSKEQAALREQLQVHIQTIGILVSEKSELQTALGHTQQAARQKSGEAESLAARLHSSRQRVSELERTLSSISMQQKQSEKHNKELVKERDNLKLELYKRTKSSEEIKQQNSELSEKIHSLVSQNSAMKLDMEDLHKKLEMAELMIQQFSSQAGSLDANQQMQMALEEKASLETQIAQLSESLHQLQAERDQYVEKLKEEQSIWQQRVQLLSEQIHMMAQEKEQHVAQIRELEANLTELLSKSAVKPMDIEPSPPAGPTETELSLQEEIQRLQQEKDQLHRQYQAQVRDNEQLSHLNREQEERLLELEKAVQRYNEESLDRQRILEDMQSDKVTISRALSQNRELKEQLAELQNGFVKLTNENMEVTSALQSEQHVKKELAKKLGQLQENLGELKETLELKTQEARGLQQQRDQYYGHLQQYVLAYQQLAAEKEELHKQFLLQTQLMDRLQHEEVQGKVTVEMHLKELQQTKESLEAVARENKELQAQISQLAADLDGRILHRLDGDGVESETMTEEIQKSSFVIPEKFESHEEMVAFLTSAMSQVEKEREDMRQQLAAQKLQCRSLLEQIAALRQEQQHHVMLGEGSTVDTVPVEVHEALKTAMEKLQSRFTELMREKADLKERLEELEHRCIQLSGETDTIGEYIALYQSQRAILKQRHQEKEEYISRLAQDKEEMKVKLLELQDLVMRLVRERNEWYSKYVAAAQNPELLATQNESVLVVERRIELNATDGEGLREVNLSDEAEQEAAVRHQSGFSPIDGKAAQPSQEDPTEKQIMQLLREIQNPQERLGPLLENPCIPFFYRADENDEVKIMVV, encoded by the exons ATGGCGGAcggcagcaggcagagcaggctggCGGCGGCCAAGAAGAAG ctgaagGAATATCAGCAGAAGAATAACCTTGGAGCAACTGCAGAAACTAAGAAAAAACGCAAAAGTAAAGAAGGCGGTAGACCTGACACTCCCACCAGTGATGACCGGCAGTCTCCAGAGAAC GCATACTTTGACAGTGATGTTGCCCCTCGTAACGCTGAACAGCTTGCTACCGATGTCCCTGTGCTCTCTAACAGCAACACCCTACCTAGTTGTGGTTCTGTTCTGCCTGCTCCTGGGAGCATGCAGCTGACACAG ATTcatgaagatgaagatgatCATAAAAATGCTTTGGATGAGACCAG gtctTTCTCATCGACAGAAAGTCTCCGCCAGTTGTCTGAACAACTCAATGGCCTGGTTTCACAG TCTACATCGTATGTGAATGGGGAAAGTGCTGTTTCTTCcacaaatattaaagaaatggaa ACACGTTACCAGGAGCTGGCAGTAGCCCTGGATTCCAGCAATTTAACTAACAAACAGCTCGTTACAAAGATAGAGGAATTG AAACAGCAGAACCAAGAAGTAGTGAATCAGCTGGAGAAG GAAAAGAAGGAGTTTGAACAGAAATTTTCTAAAGAGCAAGCAGCACTGAGGGAACAGCTACAG gTTCATATTCAGACTATTGGAATTCTTGTCTCTGAGAAGTCGGAGTTGCAGACAGCCCTTGGACATACTCAACAAGCCGCGCGGCAGAAATCAG GAGAAGCTGAAAGCCTTGCTGCTCGTCTGCATTCATCTCGCCAGAGGGTGTCGGAGCTAGAACGTACTTTGTCCTCCATCTCTATGCAGCAAAAACAGTCAGAGAAG cATAATAAAGAGTTAGTTAAGGAGCGAGACAACCTGAAACTGGAACTGTACAAACGAAC caaaAGTAGTgaggaaataaagcagcagaattCGGAGCTGTCAGAGAAGATTCACTCCCTGGTTTCCCAGAATTCAGCTATGAAGTTGGATATGGAGGATTTGCATAAGAAACTGGAAATGGCAGAACTGATGATTCAGCAG TTTTCAAGCCAGGCAGGGAGTCTGGATGCAAACCAGCAGATGCAGATGGCACTGGAGGAGAAGGCGAGTCTGGAAACCCAGATTGCTCAG CTCTCAGAGTCACTTCACCAGCtccaggcagagagagatcaGTATGTAGAGAAATtgaaggaggagcagagcatTTGGCAGCAGCGGGTGCAGCTGCTGTCTGAGCAG ATCCACATGATGGCacaggagaaggagcagcatgTGGCCCAAATTCGGGAGCTGGAAGCCAACCTTACAGAGTTGCTGAGCAAATCAG CAGTTAAGCCCATGGATATCGAGCCTTCCCCACCGGCAGGGCCCACAGAAACTGAGCTGAGTCTGCAGGAAGAGATCCAGCGGCTGCAGCAAGAGAAGGACCAATTGCACAGGCAGTACCAGGCCCAGGTCCGGGACAACGAGCAGCTGAGCCACCTCAACCGGGAGCAGGAGGAGCGGCTGCTGGAGCTTGAGAAGGCTGTGCAGCGCTACAACGAGGAGTCCTTGGACAGACAGCGGATCCTGGAGGACATGCAGAGTGACAAGGTCACCATCAGTAGGGCGCTGAGCCAAAATCGggagctgaaggagcagctggcTGAGCTGCAGAATGGGTTTGTTAAACTG acaaatgaaaacatggaGGTTACAAGTGCCCTACAGTCGGAGCAACATGTAAAGAAGGAGCTGGCCAAGAAGCttgggcagctgcaggagaacCTGGGGGAGCTCAAAGAGACG CTGGAACTGAAAACACAGGAGGCTCGgggtctgcagcagcagcgggacCAGTACTACGGGCACCTCCAGCAGTACGTGCTGGCGTACCAGCAGCTGGCTGCCGAGAAGGAGGAGCTGCACAAACAGTTCTTGCTGCAGACACAGCTTATGGATCGGCTACAGCATGAGGAAGTTCAGGGGAAGGTGACAGTGGAAATGCACCTGAAAGAGCTGCAGCAGACCAAG GAAAGTCTGGAAGCTGTAGCTAGGGAGAACAAGGAGCTGCAGGCCCAGATCAGTCAGTTGGCAGCAGACCTGGATGGCAGGATTTTGCACCGACTGGATG GAGATGGAGTTGAAAGTGAAACAATGACTGAAGAAATCCAAAAATCTTCATTTGTGATCCCAGAGAAGTTTGAAAGCCATGAAGAAATG GTCGCGTTCTTGACATCCGCCATGTCCCAAGTGGAAAAGGAGCGAGAAGACATGAGGCAGCAGCTGGCTGCTCAGAAGCTGCAGTGCAGAAGCCTCCTGGAGCAAATAGCAGCTCTTAGGCAGGAGCAGCAACATCACGTCATGCTGGGTGAAG GTTCCACTGTGGATACTGTTCCAGTGGAGGTTCATGAGGCTTTGAAAACTGCCATGGAGAAACTACAG TCCCGTTTCACAGAGCTGATGCGTGAGAAGGCTGATCTGAAGGAACGGCTGGAAGAGTTAGAACATCGCTGCATACAGCTGTCCGGGGAGACAGACACCATTG GGGAATATATTGCATTGTACCAGAGTCAAAGGGCTATCCTCAAACAGCGGCACCAAGAGAAAGAGGAGTATATCAGCAGACTGGCTCAGGACAAGGAAGAGATGAAG GTGAAACTACTGGAACTACAGGACTTAGTGATGCGTCTGGTCAGGGAAAGAAATGAATGGTACAGCAAGTACGTAGCAGCTGCTCAAAACCCAGAACTGTTGGCAACCCAGAATGAAAGTGTCCTTGTGGTGGAGAGGCGTATTGAACTGAACGCTACAGATGGAGAAG GGTTACGAGAAGTGAATTTATCCGATGAAGCAGAACAAGAGGCTGCTGTTCGTCACCAATCTGGTTTCTCCCCTATTGATGGTAAAGCTGCTCAGCCAAGCCAAGAGGACcccacagaaaagcaaataatgcAGCTTCTCAGAGAAATCCAGAACCCTCAGGAGAGGCTGGGCCCCCTGCTGGAAAACCCCTGCATTCCCTTCTTCTACCGTGCTGATGAGAACGATGAGGTCAAAATCATGGTAGTTTAA
- the GOLGA2 gene encoding golgin subfamily A member 2 isoform X6, producing MADGSRQSRLAAAKKKLKEYQQKNNLGATAETKKKRKSKEGGRPDTPTSDDRQSPENIQNILKVLVSDLNRSNGVAIPSLDKRKAYFDSDVAPRNAEQLATDVPVLSNSNTLPSCGSVLPAPGSMQLTQIHEDEDDHKNALDETRSFSSTESLRQLSEQLNGLVSQSTSYVNGESAVSSTNIKEMEKQQNQEVVNQLEKEKKEFEQKFSKEQAALREQLQVHIQTIGILVSEKSELQTALGHTQQAARQKSGEAESLAARLHSSRQRVSELERTLSSISMQQKQSEKHNKELVKERDNLKLELYKRTKSSEEIKQQNSELSEKIHSLVSQNSAMKLDMEDLHKKLEMAELMIQQFSSQAGSLDANQQMQMALEEKASLETQIAQLSESLHQLQAERDQYVEKLKEEQSIWQQRVQLLSEQIHMMAQEKEQHVAQIRELEANLTELLSKSVKPMDIEPSPPAGPTETELSLQEEIQRLQQEKDQLHRQYQAQVRDNEQLSHLNREQEERLLELEKAVQRYNEESLDRQRILEDMQSDKVTISRALSQNRELKEQLAELQNGFVKLTNENMEVTSALQSEQHVKKELAKKLGQLQENLGELKETLELKTQEARGLQQQRDQYYGHLQQYVLAYQQLAAEKEELHKQFLLQTQLMDRLQHEEVQGKVTVEMHLKELQQTKESLEAVARENKELQAQISQLAADLDGRILHRLDGDGVESETMTEEIQKSSFVIPEKFESHEEMVAFLTSAMSQVEKEREDMRQQLAAQKLQCRSLLEQIAALRQEQQHHVMLGEGSTVDTVPVEVHEALKTAMEKLQSRFTELMREKADLKERLEELEHRCIQLSGETDTIGEYIALYQSQRAILKQRHQEKEEYISRLAQDKEEMKVKLLELQDLVMRLVRERNEWYSKYVAAAQNPELLATQNESVLVVERRIELNATDGEGLREVNLSDEAEQEAAVRHQSGFSPIDGKAAQPSQEDPTEKQIMQLLREIQNPQERLGPLLENPCIPFFYRADENDEVKIMVV from the exons ATGGCGGAcggcagcaggcagagcaggctggCGGCGGCCAAGAAGAAG ctgaagGAATATCAGCAGAAGAATAACCTTGGAGCAACTGCAGAAACTAAGAAAAAACGCAAAAGTAAAGAAGGCGGTAGACCTGACACTCCCACCAGTGATGACCGGCAGTCTCCAGAGAAC ATTCAGAACATTCTGAAGGTGCTGGTGTCAGACCTTAACCGCTCCAATGGGGTAGCCATACCCTCATTGGACAAGAGGAAG GCATACTTTGACAGTGATGTTGCCCCTCGTAACGCTGAACAGCTTGCTACCGATGTCCCTGTGCTCTCTAACAGCAACACCCTACCTAGTTGTGGTTCTGTTCTGCCTGCTCCTGGGAGCATGCAGCTGACACAG ATTcatgaagatgaagatgatCATAAAAATGCTTTGGATGAGACCAG gtctTTCTCATCGACAGAAAGTCTCCGCCAGTTGTCTGAACAACTCAATGGCCTGGTTTCACAG TCTACATCGTATGTGAATGGGGAAAGTGCTGTTTCTTCcacaaatattaaagaaatggaa AAACAGCAGAACCAAGAAGTAGTGAATCAGCTGGAGAAG GAAAAGAAGGAGTTTGAACAGAAATTTTCTAAAGAGCAAGCAGCACTGAGGGAACAGCTACAG gTTCATATTCAGACTATTGGAATTCTTGTCTCTGAGAAGTCGGAGTTGCAGACAGCCCTTGGACATACTCAACAAGCCGCGCGGCAGAAATCAG GAGAAGCTGAAAGCCTTGCTGCTCGTCTGCATTCATCTCGCCAGAGGGTGTCGGAGCTAGAACGTACTTTGTCCTCCATCTCTATGCAGCAAAAACAGTCAGAGAAG cATAATAAAGAGTTAGTTAAGGAGCGAGACAACCTGAAACTGGAACTGTACAAACGAAC caaaAGTAGTgaggaaataaagcagcagaattCGGAGCTGTCAGAGAAGATTCACTCCCTGGTTTCCCAGAATTCAGCTATGAAGTTGGATATGGAGGATTTGCATAAGAAACTGGAAATGGCAGAACTGATGATTCAGCAG TTTTCAAGCCAGGCAGGGAGTCTGGATGCAAACCAGCAGATGCAGATGGCACTGGAGGAGAAGGCGAGTCTGGAAACCCAGATTGCTCAG CTCTCAGAGTCACTTCACCAGCtccaggcagagagagatcaGTATGTAGAGAAATtgaaggaggagcagagcatTTGGCAGCAGCGGGTGCAGCTGCTGTCTGAGCAG ATCCACATGATGGCacaggagaaggagcagcatgTGGCCCAAATTCGGGAGCTGGAAGCCAACCTTACAGAGTTGCTGAGCAAATCAG TTAAGCCCATGGATATCGAGCCTTCCCCACCGGCAGGGCCCACAGAAACTGAGCTGAGTCTGCAGGAAGAGATCCAGCGGCTGCAGCAAGAGAAGGACCAATTGCACAGGCAGTACCAGGCCCAGGTCCGGGACAACGAGCAGCTGAGCCACCTCAACCGGGAGCAGGAGGAGCGGCTGCTGGAGCTTGAGAAGGCTGTGCAGCGCTACAACGAGGAGTCCTTGGACAGACAGCGGATCCTGGAGGACATGCAGAGTGACAAGGTCACCATCAGTAGGGCGCTGAGCCAAAATCGggagctgaaggagcagctggcTGAGCTGCAGAATGGGTTTGTTAAACTG acaaatgaaaacatggaGGTTACAAGTGCCCTACAGTCGGAGCAACATGTAAAGAAGGAGCTGGCCAAGAAGCttgggcagctgcaggagaacCTGGGGGAGCTCAAAGAGACG CTGGAACTGAAAACACAGGAGGCTCGgggtctgcagcagcagcgggacCAGTACTACGGGCACCTCCAGCAGTACGTGCTGGCGTACCAGCAGCTGGCTGCCGAGAAGGAGGAGCTGCACAAACAGTTCTTGCTGCAGACACAGCTTATGGATCGGCTACAGCATGAGGAAGTTCAGGGGAAGGTGACAGTGGAAATGCACCTGAAAGAGCTGCAGCAGACCAAG GAAAGTCTGGAAGCTGTAGCTAGGGAGAACAAGGAGCTGCAGGCCCAGATCAGTCAGTTGGCAGCAGACCTGGATGGCAGGATTTTGCACCGACTGGATG GAGATGGAGTTGAAAGTGAAACAATGACTGAAGAAATCCAAAAATCTTCATTTGTGATCCCAGAGAAGTTTGAAAGCCATGAAGAAATG GTCGCGTTCTTGACATCCGCCATGTCCCAAGTGGAAAAGGAGCGAGAAGACATGAGGCAGCAGCTGGCTGCTCAGAAGCTGCAGTGCAGAAGCCTCCTGGAGCAAATAGCAGCTCTTAGGCAGGAGCAGCAACATCACGTCATGCTGGGTGAAG GTTCCACTGTGGATACTGTTCCAGTGGAGGTTCATGAGGCTTTGAAAACTGCCATGGAGAAACTACAG TCCCGTTTCACAGAGCTGATGCGTGAGAAGGCTGATCTGAAGGAACGGCTGGAAGAGTTAGAACATCGCTGCATACAGCTGTCCGGGGAGACAGACACCATTG GGGAATATATTGCATTGTACCAGAGTCAAAGGGCTATCCTCAAACAGCGGCACCAAGAGAAAGAGGAGTATATCAGCAGACTGGCTCAGGACAAGGAAGAGATGAAG GTGAAACTACTGGAACTACAGGACTTAGTGATGCGTCTGGTCAGGGAAAGAAATGAATGGTACAGCAAGTACGTAGCAGCTGCTCAAAACCCAGAACTGTTGGCAACCCAGAATGAAAGTGTCCTTGTGGTGGAGAGGCGTATTGAACTGAACGCTACAGATGGAGAAG GGTTACGAGAAGTGAATTTATCCGATGAAGCAGAACAAGAGGCTGCTGTTCGTCACCAATCTGGTTTCTCCCCTATTGATGGTAAAGCTGCTCAGCCAAGCCAAGAGGACcccacagaaaagcaaataatgcAGCTTCTCAGAGAAATCCAGAACCCTCAGGAGAGGCTGGGCCCCCTGCTGGAAAACCCCTGCATTCCCTTCTTCTACCGTGCTGATGAGAACGATGAGGTCAAAATCATGGTAGTTTAA
- the GOLGA2 gene encoding golgin subfamily A member 2 isoform X4 — MADGSRQSRLAAAKKKLKEYQQKNNLGATAETKKKRKSKEGGRPDTPTSDDRQSPENIQNILKVLVSDLNRSNGVAIPSLDKRKIHEDEDDHKNALDETRSFSSTESLRQLSEQLNGLVSQSTSYVNGESAVSSTNIKEMETRYQELAVALDSSNLTNKQLVTKIEELKQQNQEVVNQLEKEKKEFEQKFSKEQAALREQLQVHIQTIGILVSEKSELQTALGHTQQAARQKSGEAESLAARLHSSRQRVSELERTLSSISMQQKQSEKHNKELVKERDNLKLELYKRTKSSEEIKQQNSELSEKIHSLVSQNSAMKLDMEDLHKKLEMAELMIQQFSSQAGSLDANQQMQMALEEKASLETQIAQLSESLHQLQAERDQYVEKLKEEQSIWQQRVQLLSEQIHMMAQEKEQHVAQIRELEANLTELLSKSAVKPMDIEPSPPAGPTETELSLQEEIQRLQQEKDQLHRQYQAQVRDNEQLSHLNREQEERLLELEKAVQRYNEESLDRQRILEDMQSDKVTISRALSQNRELKEQLAELQNGFVKLTNENMEVTSALQSEQHVKKELAKKLGQLQENLGELKETLELKTQEARGLQQQRDQYYGHLQQYVLAYQQLAAEKEELHKQFLLQTQLMDRLQHEEVQGKVTVEMHLKELQQTKESLEAVARENKELQAQISQLAADLDGRILHRLDGDGVESETMTEEIQKSSFVIPEKFESHEEMVAFLTSAMSQVEKEREDMRQQLAAQKLQCRSLLEQIAALRQEQQHHVMLGEGSTVDTVPVEVHEALKTAMEKLQSRFTELMREKADLKERLEELEHRCIQLSGETDTIGEYIALYQSQRAILKQRHQEKEEYISRLAQDKEEMKVKLLELQDLVMRLVRERNEWYSKYVAAAQNPELLATQNESVLVVERRIELNATDGEGLREVNLSDEAEQEAAVRHQSGFSPIDGKAAQPSQEDPTEKQIMQLLREIQNPQERLGPLLENPCIPFFYRADENDEVKIMVV; from the exons ATGGCGGAcggcagcaggcagagcaggctggCGGCGGCCAAGAAGAAG ctgaagGAATATCAGCAGAAGAATAACCTTGGAGCAACTGCAGAAACTAAGAAAAAACGCAAAAGTAAAGAAGGCGGTAGACCTGACACTCCCACCAGTGATGACCGGCAGTCTCCAGAGAAC ATTCAGAACATTCTGAAGGTGCTGGTGTCAGACCTTAACCGCTCCAATGGGGTAGCCATACCCTCATTGGACAAGAGGAAG ATTcatgaagatgaagatgatCATAAAAATGCTTTGGATGAGACCAG gtctTTCTCATCGACAGAAAGTCTCCGCCAGTTGTCTGAACAACTCAATGGCCTGGTTTCACAG TCTACATCGTATGTGAATGGGGAAAGTGCTGTTTCTTCcacaaatattaaagaaatggaa ACACGTTACCAGGAGCTGGCAGTAGCCCTGGATTCCAGCAATTTAACTAACAAACAGCTCGTTACAAAGATAGAGGAATTG AAACAGCAGAACCAAGAAGTAGTGAATCAGCTGGAGAAG GAAAAGAAGGAGTTTGAACAGAAATTTTCTAAAGAGCAAGCAGCACTGAGGGAACAGCTACAG gTTCATATTCAGACTATTGGAATTCTTGTCTCTGAGAAGTCGGAGTTGCAGACAGCCCTTGGACATACTCAACAAGCCGCGCGGCAGAAATCAG GAGAAGCTGAAAGCCTTGCTGCTCGTCTGCATTCATCTCGCCAGAGGGTGTCGGAGCTAGAACGTACTTTGTCCTCCATCTCTATGCAGCAAAAACAGTCAGAGAAG cATAATAAAGAGTTAGTTAAGGAGCGAGACAACCTGAAACTGGAACTGTACAAACGAAC caaaAGTAGTgaggaaataaagcagcagaattCGGAGCTGTCAGAGAAGATTCACTCCCTGGTTTCCCAGAATTCAGCTATGAAGTTGGATATGGAGGATTTGCATAAGAAACTGGAAATGGCAGAACTGATGATTCAGCAG TTTTCAAGCCAGGCAGGGAGTCTGGATGCAAACCAGCAGATGCAGATGGCACTGGAGGAGAAGGCGAGTCTGGAAACCCAGATTGCTCAG CTCTCAGAGTCACTTCACCAGCtccaggcagagagagatcaGTATGTAGAGAAATtgaaggaggagcagagcatTTGGCAGCAGCGGGTGCAGCTGCTGTCTGAGCAG ATCCACATGATGGCacaggagaaggagcagcatgTGGCCCAAATTCGGGAGCTGGAAGCCAACCTTACAGAGTTGCTGAGCAAATCAG CAGTTAAGCCCATGGATATCGAGCCTTCCCCACCGGCAGGGCCCACAGAAACTGAGCTGAGTCTGCAGGAAGAGATCCAGCGGCTGCAGCAAGAGAAGGACCAATTGCACAGGCAGTACCAGGCCCAGGTCCGGGACAACGAGCAGCTGAGCCACCTCAACCGGGAGCAGGAGGAGCGGCTGCTGGAGCTTGAGAAGGCTGTGCAGCGCTACAACGAGGAGTCCTTGGACAGACAGCGGATCCTGGAGGACATGCAGAGTGACAAGGTCACCATCAGTAGGGCGCTGAGCCAAAATCGggagctgaaggagcagctggcTGAGCTGCAGAATGGGTTTGTTAAACTG acaaatgaaaacatggaGGTTACAAGTGCCCTACAGTCGGAGCAACATGTAAAGAAGGAGCTGGCCAAGAAGCttgggcagctgcaggagaacCTGGGGGAGCTCAAAGAGACG CTGGAACTGAAAACACAGGAGGCTCGgggtctgcagcagcagcgggacCAGTACTACGGGCACCTCCAGCAGTACGTGCTGGCGTACCAGCAGCTGGCTGCCGAGAAGGAGGAGCTGCACAAACAGTTCTTGCTGCAGACACAGCTTATGGATCGGCTACAGCATGAGGAAGTTCAGGGGAAGGTGACAGTGGAAATGCACCTGAAAGAGCTGCAGCAGACCAAG GAAAGTCTGGAAGCTGTAGCTAGGGAGAACAAGGAGCTGCAGGCCCAGATCAGTCAGTTGGCAGCAGACCTGGATGGCAGGATTTTGCACCGACTGGATG GAGATGGAGTTGAAAGTGAAACAATGACTGAAGAAATCCAAAAATCTTCATTTGTGATCCCAGAGAAGTTTGAAAGCCATGAAGAAATG GTCGCGTTCTTGACATCCGCCATGTCCCAAGTGGAAAAGGAGCGAGAAGACATGAGGCAGCAGCTGGCTGCTCAGAAGCTGCAGTGCAGAAGCCTCCTGGAGCAAATAGCAGCTCTTAGGCAGGAGCAGCAACATCACGTCATGCTGGGTGAAG GTTCCACTGTGGATACTGTTCCAGTGGAGGTTCATGAGGCTTTGAAAACTGCCATGGAGAAACTACAG TCCCGTTTCACAGAGCTGATGCGTGAGAAGGCTGATCTGAAGGAACGGCTGGAAGAGTTAGAACATCGCTGCATACAGCTGTCCGGGGAGACAGACACCATTG GGGAATATATTGCATTGTACCAGAGTCAAAGGGCTATCCTCAAACAGCGGCACCAAGAGAAAGAGGAGTATATCAGCAGACTGGCTCAGGACAAGGAAGAGATGAAG GTGAAACTACTGGAACTACAGGACTTAGTGATGCGTCTGGTCAGGGAAAGAAATGAATGGTACAGCAAGTACGTAGCAGCTGCTCAAAACCCAGAACTGTTGGCAACCCAGAATGAAAGTGTCCTTGTGGTGGAGAGGCGTATTGAACTGAACGCTACAGATGGAGAAG GGTTACGAGAAGTGAATTTATCCGATGAAGCAGAACAAGAGGCTGCTGTTCGTCACCAATCTGGTTTCTCCCCTATTGATGGTAAAGCTGCTCAGCCAAGCCAAGAGGACcccacagaaaagcaaataatgcAGCTTCTCAGAGAAATCCAGAACCCTCAGGAGAGGCTGGGCCCCCTGCTGGAAAACCCCTGCATTCCCTTCTTCTACCGTGCTGATGAGAACGATGAGGTCAAAATCATGGTAGTTTAA